From Vairimorpha necatrix chromosome 9, complete sequence, one genomic window encodes:
- a CDS encoding LTR Retrotransposon: MYYAMKFDYYWPGIKEDIGKMIKRCEECQIYNRKRSGGCDFVATSRYLEKVALDLIDFRDKGKYVLVAIDYHTRIAWGCVLYDKKRSSVAQFIENLCINGRRPEEIITDNGREFDNVDLKDLCRKLDITHNKVSVESHRSNGRVERVLGTLRELILKMSKETASFEDIVMESFKIYNNSYHEGIRSTFNEAVKDNTRKVMILNGPEGDYSKRFVRRYRERFIEGQRVRIAKKENIKG; this comes from the coding sequence ATGTATTATGCCATGAAGTTTGATTATTATTGGCCAGgaataaaagaagatatagggaaaatgataaaaaggTGCGAGGAGTGTCAAATTTACAATAGGAAAAGGTCTGGAGGATGTGATTTTGTTGCTACAAGCAGgtatttagaaaaagtaGCGTTAGATTTAATTGATTTTAGAGATAAGGGCAAATATGTATTAGTTGCGATAGATTACCATACGAGGATAGCGTGGGGATGTGTATTATACGATAAGAAGAGATCCTCTGTGGCCCAATTTATTGAGAACTTATGTATAAATGGCAGGAGGCCGGAGGAAATAATAACGGATAATGGGAGGGAATTTGATAATGTTGACTTGAAGGATTTGTGTAGAAAATTGGATATTACCCATAATAAGGTGAGTGTCGAGTCTCATAGAAGCAATGGTAGAGTTGAAAGAGTTTTAGGAACGCTTAGAGAgctaatattgaaaatgagTAAAGAGACGGCGAGTTTTGAAGACATAGTGATGGAaagctttaaaatttataataatagttACCACGAAGGTATAAGAAGTACTTTCAATGAAGCGGTAAAAGACAATACGAGGAAAGTGATGATATTAAATGGACCAGAAGGAGACTACAGTAAAAGATTTGTTAGAAGATATAGAGAGCGGTTTATTGAAGGACAACGAGTAAGGATAGCTAAGAAAGAAAACATCAAAGgatga